The following proteins come from a genomic window of Gadus morhua chromosome 11, gadMor3.0, whole genome shotgun sequence:
- the LOC115554142 gene encoding uncharacterized protein LOC115554142 isoform X1, with protein MVVVTDNYKELMGKKEAFLKDEDIWHMAVARRTTPCTTTHDGSKPKKPKMTKAARDRALSQLKSSLLRRKQTTSTPLTNEDDTDIDTNVDLFDPPQASGSTDLSQGESEEESVLMDQPRSSVGMQQEVMDALKEIPALVKCVKDLIATMKRMPPVMDTDSTCSGSSSPAPGMISLGNKGVQVSKTCFKRLNRTRMSLFTQDLTVLLFGRDVLASSTLTGKPGLTGTAKEQLNPEKLSALVDTVIAEFPGTNVSDVRVIRRKCNNENFVSKKKQ; from the exons ATGGTTGTGGTTACAGACAACTACAAGGAGTTGATGGGGAAAAAAGAAGCCTTCCTCAAGGATGAGGACATCTGGCACATGGCAGTTGCAAGAAGGACCACACCTTGTACCACAACACATGATGGAAGCAAACCAAAG AAGCCGAAGATGACAAAGGCTGCAAGAGACCGAGCCCTTTCCCAACTGAAATCCTCGCTGCTGAGAAGAAAGCAAACAACCTCCACCCCCTTGACAAATGAAGACGATACAGACATAGACACCAATGTGGACTTATTTGACCCACCTCAGGCTTCGGGATCAACT GACCTCTCCCAAGGGGAAAGTGAAGAGGAGAGTGTCCTGATGGATCAGCCCAGATCCAGTGTTGGCAtgcaacaggaagtgatggATGCTCTGAAAG AAATACCAGCCTTAGTCAAGTGTGTCAAAGATCTTATTGCAACCATGAAGAGAATGCCACCTGTCATGGACACTGACAGTACATGTTCTGGTTCTTCCAGTCCAGCTCCAGGAATG ATTTCCCTTGGCAACAAGGGGGTGCAGGTCAGCAAAACCTGTTTCAAAAGACTCAACCGAACAAGAATGTCCCTGTTCACACAGGACTTAACTGTGCTCCTCTTTGGGCGGGATGTTTTGGCATCCTCGACTCTCACAGGAAAACCAGGGCTTACTGGAACAGCGAAAGAGCAGCTAAATCCGGAAAAGCTGAGTGCCCTTGTTG ATACAGTTATTGCTGAATTTCCAGGAACAAATGTGTCTGATGTGAGGGTGATTCGGAGAAAGTGTAACAATGAGAATTTTGTGAGCAAAAAGAAACAGTAA
- the LOC115554142 gene encoding uncharacterized protein LOC115554142 isoform X2, giving the protein MVVVTDNYKELMGKKEAFLKDEDIWHMAVARRTTPCTTTHDGSKPKPKMTKAARDRALSQLKSSLLRRKQTTSTPLTNEDDTDIDTNVDLFDPPQASGSTDLSQGESEEESVLMDQPRSSVGMQQEVMDALKEIPALVKCVKDLIATMKRMPPVMDTDSTCSGSSSPAPGMISLGNKGVQVSKTCFKRLNRTRMSLFTQDLTVLLFGRDVLASSTLTGKPGLTGTAKEQLNPEKLSALVDTVIAEFPGTNVSDVRVIRRKCNNENFVSKKKQ; this is encoded by the exons ATGGTTGTGGTTACAGACAACTACAAGGAGTTGATGGGGAAAAAAGAAGCCTTCCTCAAGGATGAGGACATCTGGCACATGGCAGTTGCAAGAAGGACCACACCTTGTACCACAACACATGATGGAAGCAAACCAAAG CCGAAGATGACAAAGGCTGCAAGAGACCGAGCCCTTTCCCAACTGAAATCCTCGCTGCTGAGAAGAAAGCAAACAACCTCCACCCCCTTGACAAATGAAGACGATACAGACATAGACACCAATGTGGACTTATTTGACCCACCTCAGGCTTCGGGATCAACT GACCTCTCCCAAGGGGAAAGTGAAGAGGAGAGTGTCCTGATGGATCAGCCCAGATCCAGTGTTGGCAtgcaacaggaagtgatggATGCTCTGAAAG AAATACCAGCCTTAGTCAAGTGTGTCAAAGATCTTATTGCAACCATGAAGAGAATGCCACCTGTCATGGACACTGACAGTACATGTTCTGGTTCTTCCAGTCCAGCTCCAGGAATG ATTTCCCTTGGCAACAAGGGGGTGCAGGTCAGCAAAACCTGTTTCAAAAGACTCAACCGAACAAGAATGTCCCTGTTCACACAGGACTTAACTGTGCTCCTCTTTGGGCGGGATGTTTTGGCATCCTCGACTCTCACAGGAAAACCAGGGCTTACTGGAACAGCGAAAGAGCAGCTAAATCCGGAAAAGCTGAGTGCCCTTGTTG ATACAGTTATTGCTGAATTTCCAGGAACAAATGTGTCTGATGTGAGGGTGATTCGGAGAAAGTGTAACAATGAGAATTTTGTGAGCAAAAAGAAACAGTAA